In Macrobrachium rosenbergii isolate ZJJX-2024 chromosome 47, ASM4041242v1, whole genome shotgun sequence, the following are encoded in one genomic region:
- the LOC136830901 gene encoding uncharacterized protein, producing MRRNLSSSSSSSSSSSSSSSSSSSSSYCFVEGEERRGCEHCSNIPDSFAADIRSKPESSSGWHKLHPRTSITAEWPLALPSKRYRLLPSCLAVSENFTLFYASFFPPPAFFHPAYFSFPSSSSSSSSSSSSSSSSSSSSSSSSSSSSSSSST from the exons atgagaaggaatctctcctcctcctcctcctcctcctcctcctcctcctcctcctcctcctcctcctcctcctcctcttactgcTTCGTAGAAGGGGAAGAACGGCGTGGGTG CGAACATTGCTCGAATATTCCAGACTCTTTTGCTGCAGATATTCGGTCTAAACCCGAGAGCAGCTCAGGATGGCATAAGTTGCACCCAAGGACGAGTATCACTGCCGAGTGGCCGCTGGCTTTG cctTCCAAGAGGTACAGACTACTGCCATCTTGTCTGGCTGTGTCAGAGAact TCACCCTCTTTTACGCCTCTTTTTTCCCTCCACCTGCATTTTTTCATCCcgcttatttttcctttccctcctcctcctcctcctcctcctcctcctcctcctcctcctcctcctcctcctcctcctcctcctcctcctcctcctcctcctcctcctcctcctcgacttGA